Part of the Parasteatoda tepidariorum isolate YZ-2023 unplaced genomic scaffold, CAS_Ptep_4.0 HiC_scaffold_1270, whole genome shotgun sequence genome, aaaaattaatatatatatatgtatttcagtaaggaaaaaaagtagcgaatatttaagatttgtagcgttcgaaaaataataagtagccCAAAAAGTAGCAAGTagcgaaaattcaattttcagtagCGGGGACTTTTAAAAGTAGCCCAATCCGCTACTTGTAGCCCAATCTGGCAACACTGCATCCAAGCTCTTGGCGATAGCATTTGTTTGGCAATCAGCCAAACAAATGTGTTTGGCATTTCAGCTGATTGCCAAAGTTTAGGGTTATAAAACGGCTGGCATTCAAGACAGTGTAATAAGCTTCATCCCATCTTTCAACCTACAATAGTCCCGCAGTgcactgatcgttaagacacgattcccaacagatcaccgaagtcaagcatcactggctgcggtcagtgtgtggatgggtgaccacttggatcagtctgcgtagggaccaagggtgtgcggtattggtcctcgttaaactgttctaccgtaaagtgctcgactttgcgtggaggtcgtcggactaccaaagcgggggtgccatcccctctgcggaggatcaaaattgtaatcgcatgtcttcggatcatcctccgggatgtttcccagaccgtcgccaatagcccattgcgcagctctattGCGACGTAAATGAGCAAAACAAACAATCTGCAATAAGCGAGCTATAAGCGTAACCAAGCACAGAGCTCTGAAAATGCTCGACAGTAATCATCAATCAAACAATCTAAACAATCCGAGCTTATAATTTGTGCATCATGTTAAATAGCAATTCTTGCTTTAATATGTGCGAAATATATGCATTGATTTTAGTTTGTGTGCTCCAAGATACTTACACAATGTTTGTCGAAAAGACATGGGCAATGAAtggaaaagaataattattataagcattaaatgacaaaaagtttttttaaaataatgtgaaagcGTAATTTCTATAAACTGTTTCAGATCTTGTTTATATGTCACAGtcttaaacttatttatgtGAAACATGCAATCAGAGTTTTTCATAGAAAAGTCATCGAACTGACCACAATAATGGTTGACTGGTTTAAAATCCAACTCTTATAATATATGTAACATGAGTTTTCACCAAAATTAATATGCCTGAATACTGTCGTGTTGATATTAGTGAAAAACCTTTCTCTTTTATTATATGTAGTaggagtttttctttttcaatagcGATCTAACTAAGCATAGTACTTTTCATGCTGGTGTAAAGCCTCATTCTTGTTGTACATGTAACAAGAGTTTTTCATATATTAGTTACAGGACTTACACTTAACACAGTTCATGTTCACACTGGGatgtaacattatttttgttgtatatGCTATGAGAATTTTTCATGCAACAGTAATCTGACAAAACACAGCTGATGTTCATACTAATGAAAAACCTGATTCTCATAGTAATAAGAGCTTTTCATCAAAGAGTGATCTGATTAAGTATAGTTGCGTTCATACTATTGTGAAGTCTTATTCGTGTAGTATATGTAACAAGAGTTTTTCATAAAGAATTCGTCTGAGTATACACAATCCTGTTCACACTGGTGAGGGATTTTTACCCTGTAGTTTATGTTATAAGAGTTTTCCCCATAGAAGTAATCTGACTACACATAGTTATGTTCATACTGGGGAGAAACCTGATACTTGTAgtttatgtaataagagtttttcacaaaaaagtcaTCTAACTGAACACAGTCGTGTTCACACTGGTGAGAAACTTTATTCTAGTATGTAACAAGATTTTTTGCAAATCAGTCGTCTGACCAAACACAGTCATGTtcacactggtgagaaaccttattcttgttgtttattaatatgagtttttcagaaaaaaatcacgTAACTGAACACAGTCGTGTtcacactggtgagaaaccttattcttgtagtttatGTAATCAGAGTTTTCGCTGTAGAAGTAATCTAACTACACACAGTtatgttcatactggtgagaaaccttattcttgtagcatATGCAACCAGAGGTTTTCGcaaaaaagtattctaatttACCACAATCGTGTTCACactggtgaaaaaccttattcttgtagtatatgcaacaagagtttttcacaaaatagtgATCTGACTAAACACAGTCGTGTTCActctggtgagaaaccttattcttgtagtatttGCAACAAAAGTTTTTCTCGAAAAAGTACTCTAACTGACCACTATCATGTtcacactggtgagaaaccttattcttgtagtatatgcaacaagagtttttcaaaaaatagtgaTCTGACTAAACACAGTCGTGTTCActctggtgagaaaccttattcttgtagtatatgcaaCAAGAATTTTTCGCGAAAAAGTTATCTGACTAAACACAGTCGTGTTCACagtggtgagaaaccttattcttgtagtttatGTAATCAGAGTTTTCGCTGTAGAAGTAATCTGACTACACACAGTTATGTTCATACTGgcgagaaaccttattcttgtagcaCATGCAACCAGAGGTTTTCTCGAAAAAGTACTCTAACTGACCACTATCATGTtcacactggtgagaaaccttattcttgtagtatatgcaacaagagtttttcacaaaaaagtgaGCTGACTAAACACAGCCGCGTtcacactggtgagaaaccttattcttgtagtatttGCAACAAAAGTTTTTCTCGGAAAAAAACTCTAACTAACCACTATCGTGTtcacactggtgagaaaccttattcttgtagtatatgcaaCAAGCGTTTTTCGAAAAAAGCTAAGCTGACTGAACACAGCCGTGTTCACACTGGTGAGAatccttattcttgtagtatttGCACCAAAAGTTTTTCTCGAAAAAGTATTCTAACTGACCACTATCGTGTtcacactggtgagaaaccttattcttgtactATATGCAACAAGAGTTTTTCGCAAAAAAGTCATCTGGCAAAGCACAGTCATGGtcacactggtgagaaaccttattcttgtagtatttGCAACAAAAGTTTTTCTCGAAATAGTACTCTAACTAACCACCATCGTGTTCACACTGGTGGGAAACCTTATTCTTCTAGTATATGCAACAAGAGTTTTTCGAAAAAAGCTAAGCTGACTGAACACAGCCATGTtcacactggtgagaaaccttattcttgtagtatttGCACCAAAAGTTTTTCTCGGAAAAGTCATCTAACTGACCACAATCGTGTtcacactggtgagaaaccttattcttgtactATATGCAACAAGAGTTTTTCGCAAAAAAGTCATCTAACTATCCACTATCGTGTtcacactggtgagaaaccttattcttgtagtatatgcaaCAAAAGTTTTTGGCAAAAAAGTCATCTAACTGAACACAGTCATGTtcacactggtgagaaaccttagtCTTGAGTATATGGAACAAtagtttttcgaaaaaaaagtgatGTGACTAAACACACTTGTGTTCACactggtgaaaaaccttattcttgtagtaaaTGCAACGAAAGTTTTTCGCAAAAAAGTGATCTGACTAAACACAGCCGTGTTCACAGtggtgaaaaaccttattcttgtagtttatGTGATCAGAGTTTTTCATACAAGAATCATCTGACTAAGAAGAGTTGTGTTCACACTGGTGAGAAATCTTATTCCTgcagtata contains:
- the LOC122272852 gene encoding zinc finger protein 271-like; translated protein: MSFSEKNHVTEHSRVHTGEKPYSCSLCNQSFRCRSNLTTHSYVHTGEKPYSCSICNQRFSQKSILIYHNRVHTGEKPYSCSICNKSFSQNSDLTKHSRVHSGEKPYSCSICNKSFSRKSTLTDHYHVHTGEKPYSCSICNKSFSKNSDLTKHSRVHSGEKPYSCSICNKNFSRKSYLTKHSRVHSGEKPYSCSLCNQSFRCRSNLTTHSYVHTGEKPYSCSTCNQRFSRKSTLTDHYHVHTGEKPYSCSICNKSFSQKSELTKHSRVHTGEKPYSCSICNKSFSRKKTLTNHYRVHTGEKPYSCSICNKRFSKKAKLTEHSRVHTGENPYSCSICTKSFSRKSILTDHYRVHTGEKPYSCTICNKSFSQKSHLAKHSHGHTGEKPYSCSICNKSFSRNSTLTNHHRVHTGGKPYSSSICNKSFSKKAKLTEHSHVHTGEKPYSCSICTKSFSRKSHLTDHNRVHTGEKPYSCTICNKSFSQKSHLTIHYRVHTGEKPYSCSICNKSFWQKSHLTEHSHVHTGEKP